One genomic region from Oncorhynchus gorbuscha isolate QuinsamMale2020 ecotype Even-year linkage group LG13, OgorEven_v1.0, whole genome shotgun sequence encodes:
- the LOC123993556 gene encoding uncharacterized protein LOC123993556 isoform X1: MAVYLDTEYMLLAGRKTTSQPGVAGLSNLSNGSPANQNTHISFVQDSRRPDEFDFECVVNSKFKNSKVWFCEKCRFLTTDFDDYSSHIMEHAVMRFYCFYCNHVSYSEAELNHHVEQHTRVHPFKCQFCDYRAVKKDYVEMHMKQIHNAPPEKVSIALPRAPKPASLPSALPRDPTLSGILNARVVPLHTKNITTRVDEGRPMDGTLNANILPKVEVELLAPLNEPIQHNRPLTVSFPEVGTIPPGCLVELVEVKTVNGTKELKLRLVSQQSNGSVAKACRTTTSQNATLCKSSMSNATPTREKPVKKRTCPANISTRQINNQKQMDLTTAPNTNGIQLKKHSEELLVMVKDVNQPFEIKKEEENCDSVQKSERLTSFTAVSSVSMMGNFNGTKSPSVAPAAMSSLVLCNPRSSTLVIPSPTNQPKEDETCHVADSNTSGWTQSENPLVDDVPGPKGFPVISAVFSLSSPQLLAVALRTIALGNNSPSATVEQGNVKTSLILTPAKTTAVCKGHEHKINPGNTDMAPEGLSSVHAPQMTSKACHQMQSAQCSRHTQSLTSNPLSTKGGNNSVTIKLHKKTVLNMKKSPQNVAKKTVNTRDSWIGQINTEKGSVPRHWKSSANKRDISGRLSSCLKLSLKRIRVEEESSLQRCAPELNQRRKKRRRRDMVSGSKTFTHLFDTTGDRVIICPTPLKEDQLVKQPGPNQPVVVLNHPKPLVLRGRGGMEMIPDIGPTCHIMKMKLSKVMGHTYEVIGCTVKASP; the protein is encoded by the exons ATGGCTGTCTATTTGGACACGGAATACATGCTGCTAGCAG GAAGGAAGACGACATCCCAACCTGGAGTAGCAGGTCTGAGCAACCTATCAAATGGGAGTCCTGCAAATCAGAACACTCACATTTCATTTGTGCAGGATTCAAGAAGGCCAGATGAGTTTGACTTTGAGTGTGTGGTAAATTCCAAATTCAAAAACTCAAAAGTTTGGTTTTGTGAGAAATGTCGCTTTTTGACCACAGATTTTGATGATTACAGCAGCCATATTATGGAGCATGCGGTAATGAGATTTTACTGCTTCTATTGTAACCATGTCTCATACAGCGAGGCCGAATTAAACCACCATGTAGAACAGCACACCAGAGTACACCCCTTCAAGTGTCAGTTCTGTGATTATAGAGCTGTGAAGAAAGACTATGTTGAAATGCATATGAAGCAAATACACAATGCGCCTCCTGAGAAAGTATCCATTGCTTTGCCCAGAGCTCCCAAACCGGCCTCTCTCCCCAGTGCTCTGCCCAGAGATCCCACATTATCAGGGATCTTAAATGCAAGGGTCGTACCTTTGCACACTAAGAATATCACAACCAGAGTGGATGAAGGAAGACCTATGGATGGGACACTGAATGCAAACATATTGCCCAAAGTAGAGGTGGAGCTGTTGGCACCTTTAAATGAACCAATTCAACACAACAGGCCTTTGACTGTCTCTTTCCCTGAAGTGGGGACCATCCCCCCTGGCTGCCTTGTTGAACTTGTTGAGGTGAAAACAGTCAATGGCACCAAGGAACTAAAGTTGAGACTTGTCTCACAACAATCTAATGGGTCTGTAGCGAAAGCCTGTCGGACCACAACCTCACAAAATGCCACTTTGTGTAAATCATCGATGTCCAACGCCACTCCAACTAGAGAAAAGCCAGTGAAGAAGAGAACTTGCCCAGCCAACATATCAACCCGACAAATAAATAACCAGAAACAAATGGATTTAACAACTGCCCCCAACACAAATGGCATACAACTGAAAAAACACTCTGAAGAGTTGCTGGTGATGGTGAAAGATGTAAATCAGCCATTTGAGataaagaaagaggaagagaactGTGATTCTGTGCAAAAATCTGAACGCTTAACTTCATTTACAGCTGTCTCGAGTGTGTCCATGATGGGAAACTTCAATGGCACCAAATCACCCTCTGTTGCACCTGCTGCAATGTCGTCTCTTGTATTGTGCAACCCTAGAAGTAGCACCCTGGTCATTCCCTCTCCAACAAACCAACCTAAAGAGGATGAGACTTGTCATGTGGCTGACTCAAACACCTCTGGTTGGACTCAATCTGAGAATCCATTAGTAGATGATGTGCCAGGACCAAAAGGTTTCCCAGTCATTTCAGCTGTATTTTCTCTAAGTAGCCCTCAACTCTTGGCAGTGGCTCTTCGGACCATAGCTCTGGGTAACAATTCACCCTCTGCAACGGTAGAGCAAGGAAATGTCAAGACTTCTTTGATCCTCACACCTGCTAAGACAACAGCAGTGTGCAAAGGGCATGAACACAAGATAAATCCAGGAAACACTGACATGGCCCCTGAGGGTTTGTCCTCTGTTCATGCACCTCAAATGACCTCAAAAGCCTGTCACCAGATGCAGAGTGCTCAATGTTCTAGACACACCCAATCACTAACAAGTAATCCCTTGAGCACCAAGGGGGGAAATAACAGTGTTACAATAAAGCTTCACAAGAAAACAGTTTTGAATATGAAAAAAAGTCCTCAAAATGTGGCCAAAAAAACAGTAAACACACGGGACAGTTGGATTGGCCAAATTAACACTGAAAAAGGGTCAGTCCCCAGACACTGGAAAAGTTCAGCAAACAAGCGTGACATTTCTGGTAGACTCTCTTCCTGCCTGAAGCTCTCATTGAAAAGGATACGAGTAGAAGAGGAAAGTAGCCTTCAACGTTGTGCACCTGAGTTGAACCAACGAAGGAAGAAAAGAAGACGACGAGACATGGTATCTGGGTCAAAGACTTTCACCCACCTGTTCGATACCACAGGTGACAGGGTTATTATCTGCCCAACTCCACTGAAAGAAGACCAGCTGGTGAAGCAACCAGGCCCAAACCAACCTGTTGTGGTTCTCAATCATCCCAAGCCTCTGGttctgagagggagggggggaatgGAGATGATTCCAGACATTGGTCCAACATGTCACATAATGAAAATGAAGTTGAGCAAAGTAATGGGACATACGTATGAGGTGATTGGATGTACCGTTAAGGCCTCTCCTTAG
- the LOC123993556 gene encoding uncharacterized protein LOC123993556 isoform X2, translating to MTAQSQNVNKGRKTTSQPGVAGLSNLSNGSPANQNTHISFVQDSRRPDEFDFECVVNSKFKNSKVWFCEKCRFLTTDFDDYSSHIMEHAVMRFYCFYCNHVSYSEAELNHHVEQHTRVHPFKCQFCDYRAVKKDYVEMHMKQIHNAPPEKVSIALPRAPKPASLPSALPRDPTLSGILNARVVPLHTKNITTRVDEGRPMDGTLNANILPKVEVELLAPLNEPIQHNRPLTVSFPEVGTIPPGCLVELVEVKTVNGTKELKLRLVSQQSNGSVAKACRTTTSQNATLCKSSMSNATPTREKPVKKRTCPANISTRQINNQKQMDLTTAPNTNGIQLKKHSEELLVMVKDVNQPFEIKKEEENCDSVQKSERLTSFTAVSSVSMMGNFNGTKSPSVAPAAMSSLVLCNPRSSTLVIPSPTNQPKEDETCHVADSNTSGWTQSENPLVDDVPGPKGFPVISAVFSLSSPQLLAVALRTIALGNNSPSATVEQGNVKTSLILTPAKTTAVCKGHEHKINPGNTDMAPEGLSSVHAPQMTSKACHQMQSAQCSRHTQSLTSNPLSTKGGNNSVTIKLHKKTVLNMKKSPQNVAKKTVNTRDSWIGQINTEKGSVPRHWKSSANKRDISGRLSSCLKLSLKRIRVEEESSLQRCAPELNQRRKKRRRRDMVSGSKTFTHLFDTTGDRVIICPTPLKEDQLVKQPGPNQPVVVLNHPKPLVLRGRGGMEMIPDIGPTCHIMKMKLSKVMGHTYEVIGCTVKASP from the exons ATGACGGCACAAAGTCAAAATGTCAACAAAG GAAGGAAGACGACATCCCAACCTGGAGTAGCAGGTCTGAGCAACCTATCAAATGGGAGTCCTGCAAATCAGAACACTCACATTTCATTTGTGCAGGATTCAAGAAGGCCAGATGAGTTTGACTTTGAGTGTGTGGTAAATTCCAAATTCAAAAACTCAAAAGTTTGGTTTTGTGAGAAATGTCGCTTTTTGACCACAGATTTTGATGATTACAGCAGCCATATTATGGAGCATGCGGTAATGAGATTTTACTGCTTCTATTGTAACCATGTCTCATACAGCGAGGCCGAATTAAACCACCATGTAGAACAGCACACCAGAGTACACCCCTTCAAGTGTCAGTTCTGTGATTATAGAGCTGTGAAGAAAGACTATGTTGAAATGCATATGAAGCAAATACACAATGCGCCTCCTGAGAAAGTATCCATTGCTTTGCCCAGAGCTCCCAAACCGGCCTCTCTCCCCAGTGCTCTGCCCAGAGATCCCACATTATCAGGGATCTTAAATGCAAGGGTCGTACCTTTGCACACTAAGAATATCACAACCAGAGTGGATGAAGGAAGACCTATGGATGGGACACTGAATGCAAACATATTGCCCAAAGTAGAGGTGGAGCTGTTGGCACCTTTAAATGAACCAATTCAACACAACAGGCCTTTGACTGTCTCTTTCCCTGAAGTGGGGACCATCCCCCCTGGCTGCCTTGTTGAACTTGTTGAGGTGAAAACAGTCAATGGCACCAAGGAACTAAAGTTGAGACTTGTCTCACAACAATCTAATGGGTCTGTAGCGAAAGCCTGTCGGACCACAACCTCACAAAATGCCACTTTGTGTAAATCATCGATGTCCAACGCCACTCCAACTAGAGAAAAGCCAGTGAAGAAGAGAACTTGCCCAGCCAACATATCAACCCGACAAATAAATAACCAGAAACAAATGGATTTAACAACTGCCCCCAACACAAATGGCATACAACTGAAAAAACACTCTGAAGAGTTGCTGGTGATGGTGAAAGATGTAAATCAGCCATTTGAGataaagaaagaggaagagaactGTGATTCTGTGCAAAAATCTGAACGCTTAACTTCATTTACAGCTGTCTCGAGTGTGTCCATGATGGGAAACTTCAATGGCACCAAATCACCCTCTGTTGCACCTGCTGCAATGTCGTCTCTTGTATTGTGCAACCCTAGAAGTAGCACCCTGGTCATTCCCTCTCCAACAAACCAACCTAAAGAGGATGAGACTTGTCATGTGGCTGACTCAAACACCTCTGGTTGGACTCAATCTGAGAATCCATTAGTAGATGATGTGCCAGGACCAAAAGGTTTCCCAGTCATTTCAGCTGTATTTTCTCTAAGTAGCCCTCAACTCTTGGCAGTGGCTCTTCGGACCATAGCTCTGGGTAACAATTCACCCTCTGCAACGGTAGAGCAAGGAAATGTCAAGACTTCTTTGATCCTCACACCTGCTAAGACAACAGCAGTGTGCAAAGGGCATGAACACAAGATAAATCCAGGAAACACTGACATGGCCCCTGAGGGTTTGTCCTCTGTTCATGCACCTCAAATGACCTCAAAAGCCTGTCACCAGATGCAGAGTGCTCAATGTTCTAGACACACCCAATCACTAACAAGTAATCCCTTGAGCACCAAGGGGGGAAATAACAGTGTTACAATAAAGCTTCACAAGAAAACAGTTTTGAATATGAAAAAAAGTCCTCAAAATGTGGCCAAAAAAACAGTAAACACACGGGACAGTTGGATTGGCCAAATTAACACTGAAAAAGGGTCAGTCCCCAGACACTGGAAAAGTTCAGCAAACAAGCGTGACATTTCTGGTAGACTCTCTTCCTGCCTGAAGCTCTCATTGAAAAGGATACGAGTAGAAGAGGAAAGTAGCCTTCAACGTTGTGCACCTGAGTTGAACCAACGAAGGAAGAAAAGAAGACGACGAGACATGGTATCTGGGTCAAAGACTTTCACCCACCTGTTCGATACCACAGGTGACAGGGTTATTATCTGCCCAACTCCACTGAAAGAAGACCAGCTGGTGAAGCAACCAGGCCCAAACCAACCTGTTGTGGTTCTCAATCATCCCAAGCCTCTGGttctgagagggagggggggaatgGAGATGATTCCAGACATTGGTCCAACATGTCACATAATGAAAATGAAGTTGAGCAAAGTAATGGGACATACGTATGAGGTGATTGGATGTACCGTTAAGGCCTCTCCTTAG
- the LOC123993556 gene encoding zinc finger protein 217 isoform X3: protein MEHAVMRFYCFYCNHVSYSEAELNHHVEQHTRVHPFKCQFCDYRAVKKDYVEMHMKQIHNAPPEKVSIALPRAPKPASLPSALPRDPTLSGILNARVVPLHTKNITTRVDEGRPMDGTLNANILPKVEVELLAPLNEPIQHNRPLTVSFPEVGTIPPGCLVELVEVKTVNGTKELKLRLVSQQSNGSVAKACRTTTSQNATLCKSSMSNATPTREKPVKKRTCPANISTRQINNQKQMDLTTAPNTNGIQLKKHSEELLVMVKDVNQPFEIKKEEENCDSVQKSERLTSFTAVSSVSMMGNFNGTKSPSVAPAAMSSLVLCNPRSSTLVIPSPTNQPKEDETCHVADSNTSGWTQSENPLVDDVPGPKGFPVISAVFSLSSPQLLAVALRTIALGNNSPSATVEQGNVKTSLILTPAKTTAVCKGHEHKINPGNTDMAPEGLSSVHAPQMTSKACHQMQSAQCSRHTQSLTSNPLSTKGGNNSVTIKLHKKTVLNMKKSPQNVAKKTVNTRDSWIGQINTEKGSVPRHWKSSANKRDISGRLSSCLKLSLKRIRVEEESSLQRCAPELNQRRKKRRRRDMVSGSKTFTHLFDTTGDRVIICPTPLKEDQLVKQPGPNQPVVVLNHPKPLVLRGRGGMEMIPDIGPTCHIMKMKLSKVMGHTYEVIGCTVKASP, encoded by the coding sequence ATGGAGCATGCGGTAATGAGATTTTACTGCTTCTATTGTAACCATGTCTCATACAGCGAGGCCGAATTAAACCACCATGTAGAACAGCACACCAGAGTACACCCCTTCAAGTGTCAGTTCTGTGATTATAGAGCTGTGAAGAAAGACTATGTTGAAATGCATATGAAGCAAATACACAATGCGCCTCCTGAGAAAGTATCCATTGCTTTGCCCAGAGCTCCCAAACCGGCCTCTCTCCCCAGTGCTCTGCCCAGAGATCCCACATTATCAGGGATCTTAAATGCAAGGGTCGTACCTTTGCACACTAAGAATATCACAACCAGAGTGGATGAAGGAAGACCTATGGATGGGACACTGAATGCAAACATATTGCCCAAAGTAGAGGTGGAGCTGTTGGCACCTTTAAATGAACCAATTCAACACAACAGGCCTTTGACTGTCTCTTTCCCTGAAGTGGGGACCATCCCCCCTGGCTGCCTTGTTGAACTTGTTGAGGTGAAAACAGTCAATGGCACCAAGGAACTAAAGTTGAGACTTGTCTCACAACAATCTAATGGGTCTGTAGCGAAAGCCTGTCGGACCACAACCTCACAAAATGCCACTTTGTGTAAATCATCGATGTCCAACGCCACTCCAACTAGAGAAAAGCCAGTGAAGAAGAGAACTTGCCCAGCCAACATATCAACCCGACAAATAAATAACCAGAAACAAATGGATTTAACAACTGCCCCCAACACAAATGGCATACAACTGAAAAAACACTCTGAAGAGTTGCTGGTGATGGTGAAAGATGTAAATCAGCCATTTGAGataaagaaagaggaagagaactGTGATTCTGTGCAAAAATCTGAACGCTTAACTTCATTTACAGCTGTCTCGAGTGTGTCCATGATGGGAAACTTCAATGGCACCAAATCACCCTCTGTTGCACCTGCTGCAATGTCGTCTCTTGTATTGTGCAACCCTAGAAGTAGCACCCTGGTCATTCCCTCTCCAACAAACCAACCTAAAGAGGATGAGACTTGTCATGTGGCTGACTCAAACACCTCTGGTTGGACTCAATCTGAGAATCCATTAGTAGATGATGTGCCAGGACCAAAAGGTTTCCCAGTCATTTCAGCTGTATTTTCTCTAAGTAGCCCTCAACTCTTGGCAGTGGCTCTTCGGACCATAGCTCTGGGTAACAATTCACCCTCTGCAACGGTAGAGCAAGGAAATGTCAAGACTTCTTTGATCCTCACACCTGCTAAGACAACAGCAGTGTGCAAAGGGCATGAACACAAGATAAATCCAGGAAACACTGACATGGCCCCTGAGGGTTTGTCCTCTGTTCATGCACCTCAAATGACCTCAAAAGCCTGTCACCAGATGCAGAGTGCTCAATGTTCTAGACACACCCAATCACTAACAAGTAATCCCTTGAGCACCAAGGGGGGAAATAACAGTGTTACAATAAAGCTTCACAAGAAAACAGTTTTGAATATGAAAAAAAGTCCTCAAAATGTGGCCAAAAAAACAGTAAACACACGGGACAGTTGGATTGGCCAAATTAACACTGAAAAAGGGTCAGTCCCCAGACACTGGAAAAGTTCAGCAAACAAGCGTGACATTTCTGGTAGACTCTCTTCCTGCCTGAAGCTCTCATTGAAAAGGATACGAGTAGAAGAGGAAAGTAGCCTTCAACGTTGTGCACCTGAGTTGAACCAACGAAGGAAGAAAAGAAGACGACGAGACATGGTATCTGGGTCAAAGACTTTCACCCACCTGTTCGATACCACAGGTGACAGGGTTATTATCTGCCCAACTCCACTGAAAGAAGACCAGCTGGTGAAGCAACCAGGCCCAAACCAACCTGTTGTGGTTCTCAATCATCCCAAGCCTCTGGttctgagagggagggggggaatgGAGATGATTCCAGACATTGGTCCAACATGTCACATAATGAAAATGAAGTTGAGCAAAGTAATGGGACATACGTATGAGGTGATTGGATGTACCGTTAAGGCCTCTCCTTAG